Below is a window of Streptomyces genisteinicus DNA.
CCCGGCGGGTGCCCGCGTGCAGCACGTACGCGTGCGGCGCGTCCTCGGCGGCGACCTCGTCCAGGCCCTCGATCGGGTCGCCGGTGCGCGGCGTGCCCGGGTAGTTGTGGGAGGCGACGACCACCGTGACGGCCGCGTCGTCGCGCCAGTTCAGGGGCGGCAGGGTGTCGAGGGTGCCGTTGGCGGCGGCCAGCAGGACACCCGCCAGCGGCGTCTTCAGCCGGGCGAGGACGACCTGGGTCTCCGGGTCGCCGAAGCGCGCGTTGAACTCGATGACCCGCACACCGCGCGAGGTGATCGCCAGACCCGCGTACAGCAGGCCGGAGAAGGGGGTGCCGCGGCGGCGGAGCTCGTCCACCGTCGGCTGGAGGACCGTCTGCAGGACCTCGTCGACGAGCTTCGGGTCGGCCCAGGGCAGCGGCGAGTACGCCCCCATGCCACCGGTGTTGGGGCCCTCGTCGCCGTCGAGCGCCCGCTTGAAGTCCTGCGCCGGGCGCAGCGGGACGACCGTGGTGCCGTCGGTCACGGCGAAGAGGGAGACCTCGGGGCCGTCCAGGAACTCCTCGATGACGACCCGGCCGCAGGCCAGCGCGTGCTCACGGGCGGCCGCCAGGTCGCTCGTGACGACGACGCCCTTGCCCGCGGCGAGGCCGTCGTCCTTGACGACGTACGGCGCTCCGAAGGCGTCGAGGGCCTCGTCGATCTCCTCCGGCGTGGTGCAGACGTAGGCACGCGCGGTCGGCACACCGGCGCCCGCCATGACGTCCTTGGCGAACGCCTTGGAGCCTTCGAGCTGCGCCGCCTCGCCGGACGGGCCGAAGCAGGGGATCCCCGCGGCGCGGACCGCGTCCGCGACCCCCGCGACCAGGGGCGCCTCGGGGCCGACGACGACGAGGCCGGCCTCCAGACGCGTCGCGAGCTCCGCGACGGCTCCGCCGTCGAGCTGGTCGACGGGGTGCAGCTCCGCGACCTCGGCGATGCCGGCGTTACCGGGCGCGCAGTGCAGAGCGGTGACGTCGGGATCGAGGGACAGAGAGCGGCACAGGGCGTGTTCGCGGGCGCCGCCGCCGATGACGAGGACCTTCACGGGCGCCAGCCTAACCGCCGGGCGCCACCGGTCGTCGTACGGGCCTCCGAGGGAGAGGGTGCTACTCGTTCGTGTATTCCTCCACCACCGTGGCGCCGAGCTCGCGGACGATCAGGTCGTGCCCGGACAGGGCGGAGTCCACCAGGTCCGGGTCGTCCTCCTCGGGCACGTCGTCCTCGAGGGACACCGGCGGGGGCGGCGGCGGGCTGTACGACTCGGCCGGGCGCGGCCGCTCCGCGGGCGCCGGCGGGGCCGGGGCGGCGGCCTGCGGACGGGGCGCGGGAGGCGCGGCGGGCGGCGCCGCGGCGGGGGGAGCCGGCGGGCGAGCCTGCCCGTAACCGCCCTGGGGGCCGGGCGCACCGGGGCCGGAGGGCTGGAAGCCGCCGCCCGGGGACCCGGGCTGGCCGCCCGCCCCGCCGGACGGATCGATGATCGCCTCCACCTTCCAGTGCACGTGGAACTGCTCGGCGAGCGCCTGCTTCAGGACCTCCTCGCTGCCGCTGCCCGCGAAGTTGTCGCGGGCGCCGGCGTTGAGGAAGCCGAGTTGGAGGGTGGTGCCGTCGAAGCCCGCCACCTGGGCGTTCTGGCTGAGCAGGATCCAGGTGAAGCGGCGGCGGTTCTTGACCGCCTCCAGGATGTCGGGCCACATGCTCCGCACCTGGCCGGCGCCCTGGGCGGCGACGGGTGCGGCAGGGGCTGCGGGGGCCGGCGCCGCGCTCCGGGCGGGCGGGGACTGCGGGGCGGCCGGAGCGCCGCCGCCGGGGGCGGAGGCCGTGGGCCAGCCGCCGGGCCGCCGGGCGGGCTCGGACGCGGCCGCCGGGGCCGTCGCGGCAGCACCCGGCCAGGCTCCGGGGCGGGCGGCCGGGGGCTGCTGCGGAGCCGGCTCGGCGGGAGCGGGCGCGGGCGGTGCCTGCGGGGGCGCGGCGGGGGCGGGAGCGGTCTCGGGGCGCACGGCGGCGCGGGCGGCGGCGGGCCCGCTGCCCGCGGGGACGTGGGGCTGGGCCTCGGGGCCGGGGACGTAGCCCATGGCCGGCGCGGGGCCGGGGGCCGGGAAGGCGGTCGCCGGTCCGGGGCCGGGGGCCGTGAACGCGGCGGCGGCACCGCGCTCCAGCCGGTCGAGACGGGCCTGGAACGAGCGCTCGTCGGTGAACGCGGCGGGCAGCAGCACCCGCGCGCAGATGAGCTCCAGCTGGAGCCGCGGGGAGGTCGCGCCCCGCATCTCGGTGAGCCCCTGGTTGACCAGGTCGGCGGCCCGGCTGAGCTCGGCCGCGCCGAACACCGACGCCTGCGCCTGCATCCGCTCGACCACGTCGGCGGGGGCGTCGATGAGGCCCTTGGACCCGGCGTCCGGCACGGCGGCCAGGATGACCAGGTCGCGCAGCCGCTCCAGCAGGTCGGAGACGAAGCGGCGCGGGTCGTTGCCGCCCTCGACGACCCGGTCGACGACCTCGAAGGCGGCGGCGCCGTCCCCGGAGGCGAAGGCGTCGACGACCGAGTCGAGCAGCGAACCGTCGGTGTACCCGAGCAGGGAGGTCGCCATGGCGTATGTCACACCGTCGTCGGCCGCGCCGGCGAGCAGCTGGTCCATCACGGACATCGAGTCACGCACCGAGCCGGCGCCGGCCCGCACGACCAGGGGCATCACCCCGTCCTCGACGGGGATGCCCTCGCGGCCGCACACCTCGGAGAGGTACTCCCGGAGCGTGCCGGGGGGCACCAGCCGGAACGGGTAGTGGTGGGTCCGGGAGCGGATCGTCCCGATGACCTTCTCCGGCTCGGTCGTCGCGAAGATGAACTTCAGATGCTCCGGCGGCTCCTCGACCACCTTCAGCAGGGCGTTGAAGCCCTGCGGGGTGACCATGTGGGCCTCGTCGATGATGTAGATCTTGTACCGGCTGCTCGCGGGCCCGAAGAAGGCCTTCTCCCGCAGCTCACGGGCGTCGTCCACGCCACCGTGCGACGCGGCGTCGATCTCGATGACGTCGATGGAACCCGGGCCGTTGCGCGCGAGATCGAGGCAGGACTGGCACTCGCCGCAGGGTGTGGGTGTCGGTCCCTGCTCGCAGTTCAGGCAGCGGGCGAGGATACGGGCGCTGGTCGTCTTGCCGCAGCCGCGCGGGCCGCTGAACAGGTACGCGTGATTGACCCGGTTGTTCCGCAGGGCCTGCTGGAGGGGATCGGTGACATGCTCCTGCCCGATGACCTCGGCGAACGACTCGGGGCGGTAGCGGCGGTACAGCGCAAGGGACGACACACCTACGAGGTTATCGGGGCCCACCGACAACCCGTGCCGCCCGCACCCGAACGCAAGGCGCCCCCCACGCACCCGCCAGAGCCGACCTACCCTTGCTGCCTTCCGGCCCTGGGGGAGTTCAGTCAGATAGCGCCACGTGAGGGGCTGGCCCCAGGTTACCCGATCCCGGAGGGTGCTCGGACCCCCCTCGCCCCGCTCCGGGAACAGGTTCGCGAGCACTCCTCAACGTCTTGTATTGTTTGCCGCGGAGGATTCGCCTAGAGGCCTAGGGCGCACGCTTGGAAAGCGTGTTGGGGGCAACCCCTCACGAGTTCGAATCTCGTATCCTCCGCCAGTGCCTCACCGGGCACGATGTCGAAGGGCCCCACCGTTCGCGGTGGGGCCCTTCGACGTGTCCCGGCTCCCGTTGTCCCGGTTCTTGTCCCCAGCGGGTGCGGCGCCAAGGCCCCGCTGCCGGCCATCGGCGAAGCCCAGTGGAACGACACCATGGGCGCCGCCCACATCGAACGCCTCCGGCACGTCCGCGACCTCATCGCTCCGGCGGGCCGCTACGACACCACGGGAACGCAGCTCCTGTGCTTCAGCGGGGCCGGATTCGACGACGAGGCGCGGGCCGCTGCGGCGGCGGACCCGGGCATCCGGCTGATCGACCCGGCGGCCCTCTACGGCCACGCCTGACCGGTCCCCCGCGCTCGGGTGCGCCGTGGTCGTCGTGCCTGCTGCGGTGGCGGGTCGTGAACCGGGGCCGTACGGGTCGGGGCGCGCCGGTCCCCGCACGTCCGCCCCGTGTGTCCCGGCCTCCGTGCGCTCCGGTGGGCGATGGCGGCCGGGCAGCCCCGACGGTTCCCGTACAACTCTTCGAGCCGATCATGAGTCTGACCGGATCACGACACATCCGTGTCCGGTTCCTCTCGTGGGGGTTCGTCTTGCAGTTCCGCTCCACCGGCATCCGCCTGTCCACCGCCGTCACCGCCGTCACCGCCGTGCTCGCCGTCACCGCGCTCGGCGCGGGGACCCTGGCCGGTGCGCCGGCCGCCTTCGCCTCGCCCGCGGGCCCCGTCGCGGCCCGGTCCGCCGCCGACGAGCCGGCCGCGGCCCTGCCCGTGTTCCCGGAGGGCGCCGAGCTCGCGGGCACGGGCGCGACGGGCTTCCTCACCTTCTCCTTCACCCAAGACCGGACCAGGGAGCTGCACTGGACGCCGTACGGCGGCGGGCCCGCGGTGCGGATCGACTACCCCGAGGACGGCGGGTGGGCCACCTCGGGCACTGATGTGATCGCGCTCGGCGACGACAACTGGACGTCCCAGATGCGCGCCCTCACCCTGCGGAACATGGCCGACCCGGCGGCCCCGGGCGTGGACATCGACCTCGGCGCGCTCGGCGCCAACTACGTGGCCGTGCTGGGCCCGACGAGCGTGCTCGCGCAGGTGACGCACGAGGACGGCACGGCGGAGCTGCACGTCGTGAGCAAGGACGGTGCCACGACCACCAGCCGCAAGGTCTCGGGGCTGCCCGCGGACGCCACCGATTTCTTCACCAGCGCGCCGGTCAGGGACGGTGTCGCCCTCGTCGGGTACGCGACGGGCCCCGAGGGCGCGCGGACGGGCGGGCGGGCCCTGATCGAGCTGACGGACAGGACGGTGGCCAGCGCCTTCCCGGCCGCCGAGTCCGGGTACGGCTTCAGTCACACGATGTTCTCCGCCTCCCATGTGGCCTGGCTGGACTGGAAGTCGGGCACCGGGCTCCACGTCACGTCGGTCGACCGCGCGACGGGCGAGGAGAAGCAGACCGTCATCGGCTCCCGGGGCGACGAGTGGCACATGGAGCTCGTGGGCGACTGGCTGGTGTACGGCAACGCGGACAACCCCGTCCGGGCCGTGTCCCTGGCCGGCGGCGGCAGCCGTGACCTGCTGGACGTCGCCACCGGCTCGACGCGCTCGGCCGACGGCAGCGCACTGTTCAGCGGCCGGCGGGCCGCCGACGGCGAGGGGCTGTTCCGGATCGCCGCCGGGCAGGACGGCGCCCCTGAGGTCACCAAGGTCGCGGAGCAGGGTGCTCCGGCGCCCCTGAGGTTCTGGGAGGAGCACGTCCCCGAGGTCGCCTACCTCGACGAGGACGGCGGCGAGGTGTCGCTGCACTGGACGCTGTCGCGGCGCGCCGCCCACCTGGACGTCACGCTCACGCACATCGCCACCGGCAAGGAGGTCCACCGGCGGCTGACCGGTCCGGACACGTACTTCCCGTTCACCTGGGACGGCCTCGTCGACGGGGTGGACGCGCCGAACGGCCGGTACGCGGTGGAGGCCGAGGCGGTGCCGGCCGACGGAGTCGGCGAACCCGCCTACCAGGGCTACTTCATGACGGTCTCGCGGGCGGCCAATCCGCACGACTTCGGCGGCAACGGCTCCACCGACGTCCTCGCGCGGGACGCCTCCGGCGTGCTGTTCCGCGACGACCTGCGCAACAAGCCGGTGGACGGGGTGTTCACGGCGTCCCAGCGGGCCCGGATCGGCGGGGGCTGGCAGACGTACAAGCACATCGAGGCCGTCGGAGACATCGTGGGCAACGGGGTGGGCGACCTCGCCGCGGTGGACGGCTCCGGGGTGCTCTGGACCTACGCCGGCAAGGGCGACGGCAACTTCGCCGCCCGCTCGCGCGTCGGCGGCGGCTGGGGCGTCTACAACCGGATCACGGGCGGGTCGGACCTCGACAGCGACGGCCGCGCCGACCTCGTCGCCGCGGACACCGCCGGAGTGCTGTGGTTCTACAAGGGGACGGGCTCGGCCACCGCTCCGTACGCGGCCCGCGCCCGCATGGGCGGCGGCTGGGGCGTCTACAACCAGCTGACGGCCGTCGGCGACATCGCCGGCACGGCCGCCGGTGACCTGGTGGCCCGCGACACGGCCGGCGTCCTGTGGCTCTACCAGGGCAACGGGCGCGGCAACTTCTCGGCCCCGGTGCGGATCGGCGGCGGCTGGGGCGTCTTCAGCCGCCTCGTGGGCGCCGGCGACCTCGACGACGACGGGCGTCCCGACCTGATCGCGTACGGGAAGGACGGCACGTACGTCTACCGCTCGACGGGCACGCCCACCGCGCCGTTCAGCCGCCGGACGACGACGCTGTACGCGGGCGAGGGCGCCGCGTTCGACCACATCGCCTGACGGCCCCGGATCACGGGACGGGCCCCGGCCGCACCAGCGGCCGGGGCCCGTCCGTGTCCGGGGTCAGCCGGCCGTGACGACGAGGGCCGCCGTGTTGTTGGCCAGGTCCGGGTCGAAGGAGCGGACGGGCGGCTCGAACTGGTCGTTGTCGATGCCGCTCACGGCCCGGGCGGTGCCCTGGGCGTCGATCCTCAGGCCGAAGGTGAAGGCGTGGTCCGCGCGCTCGTTCAGGAACACCGGGGTGGTGCAGCGGTAGCGGGGCGCGCCGAGCTGCTCCTCGCGCCATTCGCCGTCGGCGGTGAGGGCGTAGCAGGCGTCGGGCCGGGCGGTGACGGTCGCGTTGGCGGGGATCCGGACGTCGACGGTGGCGGCGGGCTCGCCCGCGCCGAGCGAGGCGATCCAGGCCGGGCCGCGGTTGCGGACCGTGACGCCCGCCTGGACGGTGTCGCCGACCGTGCCCGTGACCCGGGCGCCGATCAGCCGGAGGTCTGCCGTGTTCGCGGCGTGGACGATCACCGAACGGTGGTTGTCCTGCGGGTCGAGGTCGGGCACGAGGGCCGTGCGGGCGGCCGCGGCGGGCCGGAGGATCAGCTCGGCCCCGGTGCCCGGGGTCCAGGTGCGCCCGGCCCGGGCGGCGTCGAGGGCTTCGGCGGACCAGGGCTCGACGGAGTAGTCGTAGCGGTCGAAGAGGGCGTTCCGGCCGGCCTTCACCGGGTTCACCAGGGCGTACGCGTCCCCGGGGGCCACCGCCCGGTCGAGGACGCACAGCGCCTCGGTGCCGACCTCGGTGGCGGCGTACTCGCAGTTCGCGGGCCGCTGGGTGAAGGCGAGGCCGCGGGAGGCGAACAGCTTGAGCAGGACGCCGTCCGCGGTGCGGTTGCCGTTGTTGGTGAGGGTGGCGGGGACGGTGAGCGTGCTGCCGGGCACGACGCCGTCCTGCCGCGGGGACTGGGTGAGGGCCAGGTCGGGGCCGTTCCCCACGGTCACCCGGGTCTCGCCCGGGTGGGACGTCATGTCGCCGTGGACGGCGGTGTAGCGCAGGGTGCCGGCCGCGTCGGCCGGGGCGCCGGGCAGGGCGGAGAGCGTGAGCCCGGCGGCGGTGACCACGTCGGTGCCGGTGAGCGGGGGGACGTCGCAGACGGCCGTGGCGGCGTCCTGGACGGCGCAGTTGGCGGGCCACCGGACGGTGGCGAACGCGGCCAGATCGGCGGCGTCCACGCTGATGCGTCCCGCACCGACCGGGTTCGAGATGTTGTCGTGGGAGACCTTGAGGGCGACGGTCCGCTCGGGGGCGGTTCCGTCCTCGTAGGCGCCGGGCAGGACCAGCTCGTACGGGTCGGAGTAGACCCAGAGCTGGTCGCTCTCGGCGGACGCGGGGGCGGTGGCCCCCAGCGTCAGCAGGGCCGAGGCGGCGAGTACGGGAACCAGCGCCCGGCGGGCGCGGCGGTGGGTGCGGAGGTGTTTCATGCCCAGGCTGACTCGCGCAGCCATCGAATGGTTGTACGACGACTGGGCGGGCGCCTCGACCTCAACACCACTGCCCGTGCGTTGTTCTGACGCGCCGTCGGGACTGCTCCCGGTCAGCGCACCGGACAGGGGCGGTAGGCGAGGGAGAGTTCGCGGTCCACGGCGTAACTGGTGCGCATGGAGGCGTCGGTGACCTGCTCCCAGGAGCCGTACTTGGCGAAGAGCTGTTCCGCGGTGGGCCCGAGGGGGTTGCCGTACTTGGCGGTGTTGCGCTCCTCCAGGAGGCGCACCTCCTCGGGCGTCATGCCCGCGCGGGTGATCTCCTTGGCCTGGTTGCGCATGTCGACGAGCTCGCGGGCGATCTCCTCCTCGGTGGCGCCGGCGTCGCGCATGTCCGCCTCCGTCCGGCGCATCTCCTCCAGCAGGGCGTGGTAGCGCATCCGGGTGCGCTGGGCCTCGACCTTCTCGTCCATCGGCAGCACCCGGATGCGGCACACCACCGGGTCGGCGCTGGGGCAGGGCTCGTCGGCCGCGGCGGGC
It encodes the following:
- the purD gene encoding phosphoribosylamine--glycine ligase, whose translation is MKVLVIGGGAREHALCRSLSLDPDVTALHCAPGNAGIAEVAELHPVDQLDGGAVAELATRLEAGLVVVGPEAPLVAGVADAVRAAGIPCFGPSGEAAQLEGSKAFAKDVMAGAGVPTARAYVCTTPEEIDEALDAFGAPYVVKDDGLAAGKGVVVTSDLAAAREHALACGRVVIEEFLDGPEVSLFAVTDGTTVVPLRPAQDFKRALDGDEGPNTGGMGAYSPLPWADPKLVDEVLQTVLQPTVDELRRRGTPFSGLLYAGLAITSRGVRVIEFNARFGDPETQVVLARLKTPLAGVLLAAANGTLDTLPPLNWRDDAAVTVVVASHNYPGTPRTGDPIEGLDEVAAEDAPHAYVLHAGTRRDGDAVVSAGGRVLSVTATGKDLSQARERAYRAVARIRLAGSQHRTDIARSAAEA
- a CDS encoding DNA polymerase III subunit gamma and tau, whose product is MSSLALYRRYRPESFAEVIGQEHVTDPLQQALRNNRVNHAYLFSGPRGCGKTTSARILARCLNCEQGPTPTPCGECQSCLDLARNGPGSIDVIEIDAASHGGVDDARELREKAFFGPASSRYKIYIIDEAHMVTPQGFNALLKVVEEPPEHLKFIFATTEPEKVIGTIRSRTHHYPFRLVPPGTLREYLSEVCGREGIPVEDGVMPLVVRAGAGSVRDSMSVMDQLLAGAADDGVTYAMATSLLGYTDGSLLDSVVDAFASGDGAAAFEVVDRVVEGGNDPRRFVSDLLERLRDLVILAAVPDAGSKGLIDAPADVVERMQAQASVFGAAELSRAADLVNQGLTEMRGATSPRLQLELICARVLLPAAFTDERSFQARLDRLERGAAAAFTAPGPGPATAFPAPGPAPAMGYVPGPEAQPHVPAGSGPAAARAAVRPETAPAPAAPPQAPPAPAPAEPAPQQPPAARPGAWPGAAATAPAAASEPARRPGGWPTASAPGGGAPAAPQSPPARSAAPAPAAPAAPVAAQGAGQVRSMWPDILEAVKNRRRFTWILLSQNAQVAGFDGTTLQLGFLNAGARDNFAGSGSEEVLKQALAEQFHVHWKVEAIIDPSGGAGGQPGSPGGGFQPSGPGAPGPQGGYGQARPPAPPAAAPPAAPPAPRPQAAAPAPPAPAERPRPAESYSPPPPPPVSLEDDVPEEDDPDLVDSALSGHDLIVRELGATVVEEYTNE
- a CDS encoding VCBS repeat-containing protein; the protein is MQFRSTGIRLSTAVTAVTAVLAVTALGAGTLAGAPAAFASPAGPVAARSAADEPAAALPVFPEGAELAGTGATGFLTFSFTQDRTRELHWTPYGGGPAVRIDYPEDGGWATSGTDVIALGDDNWTSQMRALTLRNMADPAAPGVDIDLGALGANYVAVLGPTSVLAQVTHEDGTAELHVVSKDGATTTSRKVSGLPADATDFFTSAPVRDGVALVGYATGPEGARTGGRALIELTDRTVASAFPAAESGYGFSHTMFSASHVAWLDWKSGTGLHVTSVDRATGEEKQTVIGSRGDEWHMELVGDWLVYGNADNPVRAVSLAGGGSRDLLDVATGSTRSADGSALFSGRRAADGEGLFRIAAGQDGAPEVTKVAEQGAPAPLRFWEEHVPEVAYLDEDGGEVSLHWTLSRRAAHLDVTLTHIATGKEVHRRLTGPDTYFPFTWDGLVDGVDAPNGRYAVEAEAVPADGVGEPAYQGYFMTVSRAANPHDFGGNGSTDVLARDASGVLFRDDLRNKPVDGVFTASQRARIGGGWQTYKHIEAVGDIVGNGVGDLAAVDGSGVLWTYAGKGDGNFAARSRVGGGWGVYNRITGGSDLDSDGRADLVAADTAGVLWFYKGTGSATAPYAARARMGGGWGVYNQLTAVGDIAGTAAGDLVARDTAGVLWLYQGNGRGNFSAPVRIGGGWGVFSRLVGAGDLDDDGRPDLIAYGKDGTYVYRSTGTPTAPFSRRTTTLYAGEGAAFDHIA